ACCCTGCAATACTTTGCCTCCTTCGACGCCCTGATTGCAAGCTGGCCATGCTTCTCGAGTCGTCAGTGGCGGCAGCTCTTGAGCTCACTGATTTCTCTTTTCCTGCAGATGAGTGTTTGGAAGGGGGTGTCAAGGGTGAATGGTGGCTGGAGGAATGGCTTGACTTCTGATGATCCACTGGAGTCCTTTGCAAATTGGTATCCTGATGTGCATATAATTTGATTATTTGCTCCCCAACTCTTGGGCTTGCTTTCTTTGCGTGGTCATTGACATCTTTGTTTATTGCATTGTAGTTCTCCCATGGCCTAGATACCATCCAGCGCTCCAACCAGCTCCAACCCCATTGTGGATTGTTTGGGTTTGTGAATGTCGGGGTTACTTCTCTTGAAGAGTTCTTCCACTGCTTCAGAGCAACTCTTCTGGGGTTAAATCTTTATATCGACTACTTTATGCAATTAGGAACTATGAAAAACCAAAGTTATATATATGGAAAAAGTAGATTTTTAGTTTGAAAATGGAACTGATACCACCAAGACATAGAACTCAAGGATCGAGAACAACAAGGACATTTAAGAAAATGTGGAGTCAATGCCCAGTACCTGATGAGAAAATGCATACGCTAGTGCCCTTTCTCTTCTTATAGCAGCCTCTTGCTTGTTAACTAGATTTGCTTCGATTTGTTCTTTTGACCAGAGACTGTCATCCCATTCCTCTCCTACCTAGtaccatcaaaaacaaaaaagagctCTCATAAGTCAATGTGAAAAGAATTTAAATGTTAAAAGACATAGGCACCACATTATTGATGCAAATAATATATTTCCTTTTCTTGAAGAAACAGTTTCAAATATAGCTACAGCTTGATTAAACAGCTCAATAGGAATACTTAATATTTGAGATCATTTAAAGAGGCAGTCCTTCACTTTGAAGTGGAAATTACAAGTTACATGAATTGAATGTGCACTATGTTGCAATCAGATCCTGACTGTAAATTATGTTGCAGTCAGATTATATACTGGACTCTTTTTTCTGCTTATTAATCTAAATAATCATTTAATTCTTAACCTATGCTGCACATTTATTTCTTACTTTGCACATTTATCATACTGCACCTTTAGAGAAAGACCAAAGAAATTTATACTACAAAACAATCAAAAGAATATTTTTGCCTCTTGGTTTAATCAGCGATATCGCCTTCAATTGGCGAAAAAAAGGCAACTCAACATATAAGGTTCTACTTCTACACACATGGGTTCTGAGGAGCATATGCAACCCTACCCGAGTAGGTTATACTCTCTATAATAATACACTACTGtgatattgcccaattggcaaaGGATAAACCTTGCCATGGTCTGGCAGGAAGATGTTCATGCAACCAATCCCAAGTAGTTTGGAACAAACTACTCATTGttgtaaaataaattaatgaatgacGAAGGTGTGTTACATCCATCTAGACTCCACTGAAATGTCCCTTTGACTACTTACAATAATCTACACCTAGCTGAACATACTTTACCATAACCAACAGTAATCTTTGTGCAGATAGTGTTTGCATCCATCCAGATTCCATTTAAATGTCCTTTTGACTACTTGCAAACTACAATATAGATCTAGCCAAACATACGCCACCATAACTATCGGTGATCTTCATGCATATCAGTTATCTTGGTGCAGATAGTGTTTTGATGGATAGGCAGATAGCTATAAAAAACCGAAGCATGAATAGATTTTGTATAATTAGTGGAAAATGAATTTAGGCATTTACTTTTTGTTTCTCAAGTTCCATTTCATGTTTCAGCTGTAGCTGCCTTTGCAGAGCTTGGTTTTCTTCTCTCATTCTGATCCTCCTTGAGCGTATCTGTGACTGAACTCTGGCCAGTGTTTGCATGCAGTGTAATGTGTTTGACGTCTGATGCTTGGCAGCATTACCGTCAACTAATGTCTTCAACCTGACAAGTCTCCTCAAGCCTTGCAGTGCTATCCTTGCCTGATGAAAGGTTTAGGCATAAAAGTAACAATTCAAATTGAAGAATAAactgagaaaaaaaaacaaaaagtagCTTCACATAGCAGGGACAACTGAAGAAGCAAAGCTTAGAAGATTACATTTGACACAAGATGGTCACCATTAC
The window above is part of the Musa acuminata AAA Group cultivar baxijiao chromosome BXJ1-1, Cavendish_Baxijiao_AAA, whole genome shotgun sequence genome. Proteins encoded here:
- the LOC135677936 gene encoding protein IQ-DOMAIN 3-like; the protein is MGRRGKWFIAVSRAFNPESNEKKTQKSHKSKRKWKLRRPKHYLPVPSEVAEKSFTDATKPPDCHLSQGIKLVKVEDEHSKNAYNVALTSAAAAETADVAAQAAAAVVGLTITRLMGKSREAAAAIKIQTAFRGYLARIALQGLRRLVRLKTLVDGNAAKHQTSNTLHCMQTLARVQSQIRSRRIRMREENQALQRQLQLKHEMELEKQKVGEEWDDSLWSKEQIEANLVNKQEAAIRRERALAYAFSHQWKNSSREVTPTFTNPNNPQWGWSWLERWMVSRPWENYNAINKDVNDHAKKASPRVGEQIIKLYAHQDTNLQRTPVDHQKSSHSSSHHSPLTPPSKHSSAGKEKSVSSRAAATDDSRSMASLQSGRRRRQSIAGSSFGDDASLASSPSIPSYLASTESARAKSRFQRPPNNNVETPERGSVNAVKKHLSYPVADKCSILSPARIRRNSSPPKLDVAPLKDVTTCVEQTSNGGSR